Genomic segment of Geminocystis herdmanii PCC 6308:
TGGCACAATTTATTAACAGTCAAATAGTATGTTTAGATTGTCAAAATAAATCTTTGTACTGTGAAGTAATTGATATAATTAACGATCGAAAAACTTGTTGGGTAAGACCATTAATTTTAGTGAATTTAAACACTCAAGACAATAATTATTATCCCCTAAAAAATGATATTTATGACTTGCGTTTTACTTCAGATTTATTGTGGAATATGGATGATTTTAGAATAGTTTTAGACACAGAATATATACAGTTTTTAGCTAATTTACAAGAGTTTGAGTTTGACGAAGATAAGTTAATTTTAGGAAAACAACAGTTAAGACTTTTTATTCAAGAAATAATTAAGTAGGGTTTGCTCATGGGAATCAGAAAGCTATAAAAATCAAAGGTTTAGACATAATACATTAACCAAAAACTGTGCAGTTTTAAGGATTTTTATTCAAAACTTCAACACTTTTAACCTTATTTTTTAAAATACAAAAATACTTATTCTATCTATTAACAGCATCAAAACCTTGATGTTTCAGTATTTCTCCTATCTCCTGTCTCCTAACTCCTATCTCCTACCTTCACCAAAATACTTTTTCAGCAAACCCTATTTACTTATCTTCTCAAGATTTACTTATCTTCTCAAGGTTTAGTAAATCTTGTTCTCAGGAATGTAACGATATGTTATGATTTATTTTAATCAAAATAATAAAAATTTACAATAGGAGAAATAATTAATGGCTGGTTTATTTGGCTTGTTTAGGAAAAAAAACAATCAACCCCAAGACTCTTACTTTTTGAATTCTGATGAGTCTAAAACCTTTGGTGATATTGATTATATGCGTAAATCCAAAACCGTAAAAAGAACTTTTGCCAAAAGTGTTAGTGGTGGGGGGGGTGAATTAGTCAAGGAAGTTTCAGCTATGAAAATGACTAAGAAAGATGGTAAGGAAACTGGAGTTAATAATTCTCAGATTTCTGCTGATACCAGTGAATCTTCTTTTACTCCTAATAGTCAGCAATTGCGTAATACTGATACCAGTATGGACAGTTTCCGTAAGATGGCAAAACAAATTAAAAAATAATATTTAACTCATAATTAACAATTAACAATTAGCGTATCAATCTTCGGATTCGATACTGATATTCTTGAGCATCTAAACCATCCCCATTATAGGCTACACTACGGGGTATTTTTTTATCAAGGGCAATAGCTCGATCGAGTCCATTAGGGTGGGTACTAAGTAAAGTCGGCACTCTACCGCTAGTTTGTCCCAATTTTTGCATAAAATCCACCATGGCACGAGGTGCGTAACCCGCAGATTTGAGCATTTCTAAACCTAAATTATCCGCTTCATATTCATCTTGACGACTATGGGGCAAATTAATGGCTAAATCTACTCCTAACCGTACCACATCAGTTTGATTTAAGCCTGTGGCAGTTAATAAGCCTTGGGTAATAGCCTGTTGACGTATTTGTTTTTGGGAATGACGGGCTACAACATGACCAATTTCATGGGCAATAACACTGGCTAATTGAGCTTCATTAGAGGCAGTAGTTATTAACCCCGTATGAAGATAAATAAATCCTCCCATAGTAGCAAAAGCATTTACTTCATTATTATTGATAATTTCAAATTGAAATGGTAAATTAGGGCGACTACTCACAGCGACTAATCTTCTACCAATTTGATTTACATAACGGGATAACTCTTGATTTTGGTAGAGTCTAACATTATTTTGAGATAGTAATTGTTGACGTATTTGACTACCATATTGGACTTCTTGCTGATCACTTAAATTACTAATTTGAATAACCTGTATTCCTCGAAAAATTAAATCACCCCAAGGAATAGCATAGCTAATCTTGGCATTGGTAAAAATTAATGTAAGGGCGATCGTGCATGAAATAAAGGGATATAAAATTTTTTTCTTAAATTTAAACATAATAATTATATATAATATTCATTTAGGTAACGGGGAATGGGAAATGCGGAATCCTCAATAGTTGTAGTGTCTTTAATATTTTTTTCTAATAATTAATTATTGACAATTTCATTAGAATTGTTCCCTAACTAATAACCTAGTTTTTTTGACTAATCTTTAGTCAGAATTGTTCCCCATTACTACCTCAGTTCGACAGAAGAAAAATGGTGAAGACGAGACAGGTGGACAAGTGGACAAGTCGAATGGAAGAAAAATTTTCAATATTTGTACATTTTTGAGAGAATTTTATTGATTCACAAGAAATATAATCCCCCTGTCTGCCTGTCTTCCAAGTCAGTTTTCACCAATAATTTTATAGTTCACTCAGGTATTACTAAGCCCTAGTAACTTATTCCTCTATTTGTAAGACTAGCTTTTCCAAGCCTAATTTTTTACAGTCCACTAATTCACCATAGAATAAGTATAAAAGGTCTTTGCGTTGAGGTTCACCCCTAGATGAACCCGTTGCACCCATAGCGATGACGATACCACAGTAGCCATGAAATTTACTAACATCTTTTTGCCATTGTTGTAATCTCTTAGGAAAAGAATCTCCTTTTTCCACAAGAAATTGAGCAAAAATATACAGGTTTTCTTCTTGGGTTTTGAGAATTCCTAAAGTATATTCTTCGTCATCATAGGGATCATAACCTTCATTAAAGGTAATTTGTAAAACTCCATCTTCATCTTTTAATCTTTCGATGATTACTTGGGCTTTGGGGCGAGTGGTTTGTAAGAGGATAACGGGTAAGAAATCTTTTTTTGATTTATTTTTAATTTTTTCAAAAATCTCTGGAGGCATATTTTTCAATGATTTATTGTATAAATAATTGAGAAATATATCTTGCTCAATCCTCGCTAAGGATACTAATGTACCCGCTGGGATTAAATCATCCCGAATACCATCATCATCGTCATCGTCATCATCGTCATAATCATCGTCGTCATCTTCAAACATATCACGAAATTCCGTAGTCAATTCGGGCATGGTTTTGACTGTCACGGTTAACCATGAATCTTCTAGGGGAGTTTCTAAAGTATATTCACGACTAATTAATTCTTCTACATCATCTTCTGCTAATTCTTCTTCGCATTCTTCGATAAATCGCCCCAGGGCTTTCATGGCGATATAGATGGGATAAACTTCTTCTTCTTCTTTTAACGGTCTAATGCCTTCGTAGGGGTGAATGCTACCAAAAATGGGGGTAACATCACTTTCTAAAAATTCATCCCAGTCGGTGGTTTTTTTCTCGTTTTCTCCCTGAGAGAAGTTGATAAACCAGCAGTCTTGTTGTAAGAATGTGGCTTCTAAATCTTCATCGTCGGGGGATTCTCCTAAGTCTAGGACTCTTTGACGGAAGGATTTGAGGGATTCGATCGAGCGATATAATACAACCCCAAATTCTTGCCCCAACATTCCCATGACACAGGCATAAAGATTTTCGATACCCCAATGATTGATTTCGATGGTAATAATTTCTTCTTCCGATAAGATATACCAAGGTTGTTCTTCCCAGATAGAATTTAGGGCTTCTTCAATCAAAGCGCCAGATAATTCGGGGGCAATTTTGGTTTCTAAATCAGGTCGAATACTTTGAAAATTCTGCCACAATTCATCTAATAAGGGCAATTCTGGTTGATAGTCAACAATAATATCTAAATCTCTTAGTACTCCCCTCAAAAAAAACTGTAATTCTCTATCTTTGACAACTATTTTTTGTGGTCGTGCAGGTGTAGCTGGATTGTGTGGGCTTTCGATCGCCTTTAACAAGGCTCTAACAATGGCTTCAGGTCCTGTTGTATTTCTAGTTACTTCCATCGATCGAACGAAACCTTCCGAACCATCAACCCAAATAATACATTCTCCATCCGACGCTAATTCTGGTTCAAGATTCTCCATCATTCCCAAAATCGGAAGACGATCGCCTTCCCATACATGGGGAATTTGAGGAATACGCTGTAATCGATGTTTTGTGCTTTCGGGTAAAGATGTCATGGGTTTGTATAATAGTTCGATGTCAGGAGAAAAAAGAATATTTTTACATTCTACATTGTACATTCATTAAGATACCATATTCAATGCCTTCCACTACTGCTTGATAGGAAGCATCAATGATATTTGTGGATACTCCTAAAGTTGTCCATCGTTGTTTTCCGTTGCTAGATTCGATCAAAACTCTCGTCTTGGCAGAAGTCCCAGAAGCACCATCAAGAATACGCACTTTGTAATCCGTTAAATAGAAGTTGCCAATTTCGGGATAAAATTTGATCAATGCTTTACGCAATGCTTGATCTAAGGCTGAAACGGGTCCATTTCCTTCCGCTACTTCTAATAATTCTTCTCCGTCCACCACAATTTTAATGGTGGCTAAAGCATGGGTGTAAGGAATGTGATTTTCGATGGAAATATCGGAATGGACTTGAAATCCTTTGATGGCAAATAAAGGTTTTCTTTGGTTAAGGCTCGATCGTAATAATAACTCAAAACTCGCCTCCGCCGCCTCAAATTGATAGCCTTCGCTTTCAAGGGTTTTCAGTTTTTGCAGAATTTCCCGACAAATGGGATCATCTTTTTGTAACTCCATACCAAAGGTTTTCGCCTTAGAGAGAATATTACTTAACCCTGCTTGTTCAGATATGACAATTCTTCTCTCATTGCCAATGGCTTCAGGTTCGATATGTTCATAAGTTAAAGGATTTCTAGCTACCGCTGAAACATGAATACCACCCTTATGGGCAAATGCCGATCGTCCCACAAAGGGAGCGTGATCATCGGGGGCTAAATTGACGATTTCGCTAATTAAACGGCTATTTTGGGTTAATTTGGTCAATTCTTCAGGTTCAAGGCATTTAAAACCTAATTTTAGCTGTAAATTAGGGATTAAAGTACATAGATTAGCATTACCGCATCGCTCACCGTAACCATTCATTGTACCCTGTACCATTCTCACTCCTTCCAACACCGAAGCTATGGCATTAGCGACGGCTGTACCGCTATCATTATGAGTATGAATACCTAATTGGGGACTTTGAGGATCATCAATATTAAGATCAAGTTTACTTACCACTTCTGCCACAATTTGACTGATTTCGTGGGGTAACGTACCGCCATTGGTATCACAAAAAACTAGCCATTTAGCTCCTCCTTTGATAGCGGATTGCAGGGTTAATAAGGCGTATTCGGGGTTGTTTTTGTAACCATCGAACCAATGTTCAGCATCGTAGATTACTTGTTTGCCTTGAGATTTAAGGAACTCGATCGTATCTTGAATCATGGCTAAATTCTCCTCCAGAGAGGTTTTTAAGCCCTCTGTAACGTGTAAATCCCAAGATTTCCCAAAAATTGTCACCCACTGGGTATTAGCCTGTAAAATTGCCTTTAACAATCGATCGTTCTCAGGTAATTCATTTGGGCGACGGGTAGAACAAAAAGCCACAATTTGAGCTTGTTTTAGGGGTTGCTCTTGTAACTGTAAAAAGAATTGTACATCTTTTGGGTTCGCACCGGGCCACCCTCCTTCAATGAAAGGGATACCCATATCATCCAATTGTCGGGCAATTTTTAATTTATCCGTCAAGGAGAGAGAGATACCTTCCCTTTGCGCACCATCTCTCAGGGTTGTGTCGTATAGCCAAACTTTTTTATTATTCATGATTAGGGATTACTTTATAGTCTTTTGATGAGGGAAGATTTTAAGTGTTACGTTTTAGATTAAATAACTGAGGTTAGCAAAGTAAAATATTGAAACTTGAAACTATTGAACACAAAATTAATCGAGAGTATGATTAATTAACCAATTTTCTAAGTCTTCAATATCCTTAAAATCTAATAAGGCTTCTCCTAATGATTCTAACTGAGGAATAGAGAGCGATCGAACTTTTCCTTGTAAAGTATCGCTAATATTACCACAACGGCGAGTTAACAAGCGGATAACGATATTTGCTTCTCCTTCTTGTGTGGCTTCAGTACGTCCAATTTGTATTCCTCTGGTAAGTCCTTCGGTGCGTCCAATTTCTAAGACTTGTTGATAAAAACGAGTTTGGGTGATGTCTGCTTCTCTTAAGTTAATCATTTTTTGTATCTCCTCGATAGTTAGTTTAGGGAATTTATTTACCAGTATAGCCTCCACTAAATCTAATCTTAAGTTAAACTCCTCTTGAGTTTGAGTGTTTTCTAATATTTTT
This window contains:
- a CDS encoding M48 family metallopeptidase codes for the protein MFKFKKKILYPFISCTIALTLIFTNAKISYAIPWGDLIFRGIQVIQISNLSDQQEVQYGSQIRQQLLSQNNVRLYQNQELSRYVNQIGRRLVAVSSRPNLPFQFEIINNNEVNAFATMGGFIYLHTGLITTASNEAQLASVIAHEIGHVVARHSQKQIRQQAITQGLLTATGLNQTDVVRLGVDLAINLPHSRQDEYEADNLGLEMLKSAGYAPRAMVDFMQKLGQTSGRVPTLLSTHPNGLDRAIALDKKIPRSVAYNGDGLDAQEYQYRIRRLIR
- a CDS encoding DUF6930 domain-containing protein, giving the protein MYNVECKNILFSPDIELLYKPMTSLPESTKHRLQRIPQIPHVWEGDRLPILGMMENLEPELASDGECIIWVDGSEGFVRSMEVTRNTTGPEAIVRALLKAIESPHNPATPARPQKIVVKDRELQFFLRGVLRDLDIIVDYQPELPLLDELWQNFQSIRPDLETKIAPELSGALIEEALNSIWEEQPWYILSEEEIITIEINHWGIENLYACVMGMLGQEFGVVLYRSIESLKSFRQRVLDLGESPDDEDLEATFLQQDCWFINFSQGENEKKTTDWDEFLESDVTPIFGSIHPYEGIRPLKEEEEVYPIYIAMKALGRFIEECEEELAEDDVEELISREYTLETPLEDSWLTVTVKTMPELTTEFRDMFEDDDDDYDDDDDDDDDGIRDDLIPAGTLVSLARIEQDIFLNYLYNKSLKNMPPEIFEKIKNKSKKDFLPVILLQTTRPKAQVIIERLKDEDGVLQITFNEGYDPYDDEEYTLGILKTQEENLYIFAQFLVEKGDSFPKRLQQWQKDVSKFHGYCGIVIAMGATGSSRGEPQRKDLLYLFYGELVDCKKLGLEKLVLQIEE
- the cimA gene encoding citramalate synthase, whose translation is MNNKKVWLYDTTLRDGAQREGISLSLTDKLKIARQLDDMGIPFIEGGWPGANPKDVQFFLQLQEQPLKQAQIVAFCSTRRPNELPENDRLLKAILQANTQWVTIFGKSWDLHVTEGLKTSLEENLAMIQDTIEFLKSQGKQVIYDAEHWFDGYKNNPEYALLTLQSAIKGGAKWLVFCDTNGGTLPHEISQIVAEVVSKLDLNIDDPQSPQLGIHTHNDSGTAVANAIASVLEGVRMVQGTMNGYGERCGNANLCTLIPNLQLKLGFKCLEPEELTKLTQNSRLISEIVNLAPDDHAPFVGRSAFAHKGGIHVSAVARNPLTYEHIEPEAIGNERRIVISEQAGLSNILSKAKTFGMELQKDDPICREILQKLKTLESEGYQFEAAEASFELLLRSSLNQRKPLFAIKGFQVHSDISIENHIPYTHALATIKIVVDGEELLEVAEGNGPVSALDQALRKALIKFYPEIGNFYLTDYKVRILDGASGTSAKTRVLIESSNGKQRWTTLGVSTNIIDASYQAVVEGIEYGILMNVQCRM